In Candidatus Poribacteria bacterium, the DNA window GGGGCTTGTTAAAACCCCGTCATTCTCGGCTGTTCGTGTTTCTCGGGCTATGGCTCGTAACTTTACCTACATACCCCCAAGGGGCTCAAGCAGCCCACGATGCAGAACCTCAGACACTTCCGACTTCGGAAGTTGTTCAAACGAACAAACGTCTTCGAGTTACAAAGAATATTTTAGCATTTTTGACGCTTTTTGTCAATAAAAATATAGGAGCGGTGTTTCCTCCCCTGAATGAATTCAGGAGTTTCCACACCGAAGATAAGAGATGAAAGTTTTTATGTTAACTTTGGCAGTCACCCTTCTGCTGATGAGCACCACCTTAGGGATTGCGGGTGAAGATCCAGATTTAGTGGCGCACTATCCCTTCGATGGTAACGCAGAGGATGCATCTGGAAATGGAAACGATGGCGAGATTGATGGCGGATCCAAGTGGGTTAAAGGCAAATTTGGAGATGCGATTGAACTCGACCCAGCTGCTTTTGTCGAATTCCAAGTCTCCGATTCCCTCCACGGCGACCTTTTCAAAGCCGATCCGTTTACAATTTCTGCTTGGGTTCAGCCTAATTTCGACGGGACCACATGGGAACACATCTGGCGGAGTCTACCGAGTGGTTCTGGACACAACACCTTATTCATTAATAAGGACCAAGGACTCATCTCTTGGCGCGGACGGGTCGGTGGATGGATGGTCCTGTGTCAAACCGACGGAGGGATCGTCGAAGCGGATAAGTGGATACACATAGCCGTCACAGGCGATGGCGATAAATTCAAAATTTACGCCGATGGCAAAGAGGTCGCTGAAACCGATTTCCAAGAAACCGACGGTGGGAACCTCACTTACCGCATTGGCGGCTCAGCCGGCGAGACGTTTGCGGGTATAATGGACGATTATGCCGTTTTCTCCCGTGCGTTAGATGAAGACGAGATTAATCTGATAATGGAGAGTGTTGAGACGTTCTTACCGGTTGAACCGCAAGGTAAACTGGCGACACAATGGGCTGAGCTTAAACGCTAATCTCAGACTCCGTAGGGTCTTCACCCAACCGCACCGGCTTCTCAAGAACGCTTCCGTGCACCGCTGGCGAGGTTTTCAAACCTCGCCTTTTTACTCTTCACCCTTCCTTCCCAGTAGAAACCGCACCTACCGAGTATAGACATTCGCCCCGCTGAGGCTTATTTTTTAGGGGACGC includes these proteins:
- a CDS encoding LamG domain-containing protein, with the translated sequence MLTLAVTLLLMSTTLGIAGEDPDLVAHYPFDGNAEDASGNGNDGEIDGGSKWVKGKFGDAIELDPAAFVEFQVSDSLHGDLFKADPFTISAWVQPNFDGTTWEHIWRSLPSGSGHNTLFINKDQGLISWRGRVGGWMVLCQTDGGIVEADKWIHIAVTGDGDKFKIYADGKEVAETDFQETDGGNLTYRIGGSAGETFAGIMDDYAVFSRALDEDEINLIMESVETFLPVEPQGKLATQWAELKR